In a single window of the Littorina saxatilis isolate snail1 linkage group LG5, US_GU_Lsax_2.0, whole genome shotgun sequence genome:
- the LOC138966583 gene encoding neuronal calcium sensor 2-like: MGSKGSKLSKEDLRFLEENTNFQRNEIKQWFKGFMRDCPDGQLSQEKFKEVYAQFFPGGNPDEFCRHVFRSFDKDGSGSIEFKEFLLAINITSNKGNPKDKLNWAFDMYDIDGNGTIDKAEMESIIKAIYNMLGNAITDVNIDTPKERTLKIFSKMDTNNDGVLTKEEFITGCMNDQCLYQMLTADADGGPK, encoded by the exons ATGGGGTCCAAGGGGTCCAAGCTGTCCAAGGAGGACCTCCGTTTCCTGGAGGAGAACACCAACTTCCAGCGCAACGAAATCAAACAGTGGTTCAAGGGATTCATG AGGGACTGTCCGGACGGCCAGCTGTCGCAGGAAAAGTTCAAGGAGGTGTACGCGCAGTTCTTCCCAGGGGGGAACCCCGATGAGTTCTGCCGCCACGTGTTCCGCTCCTTCGACAAGGACGGCAGCGGGTCCATCGAGTTCAAAGAGTTCCTGCTGGCCATCAACATCACCTCCAACAAGGGCAACCCCAAGGACAAGCTCAACTGGGCCTTCGATATGTACGACATCGATGGCAACGGCACCATCGATAAGGCCGAGATGGAGAGTATTATCAAG GCCATCTACAACATGCTGGGCAACGCCATCACGGACGTCAACATCGACACGCCCAAGGAGCGCACGCTCAAGATCTTCAGCAAGATGGACACCAACAACGACGGCGTGCTGACCAAGGAGGAGTTCATCACGGGCTGCATGAACGACCAGTGTCTCTACCAGATGCTCACGGCGGACGCGGACGGCGGGCCCAAGTAG